A genomic region of Gemmatimonadales bacterium contains the following coding sequences:
- the dapB gene encoding 4-hydroxy-tetrahydrodipicolinate reductase, producing the protein MTIRVCLAGATGWAGSELARAIAQAEDLDLVAAIGRRHAGQTLGEALSDPRLTAPVYGSAPEALAHRPDVFIEYTKPDGAKANILAALDAGAHVVVGTSGLTDGDYADIDAVARQLSRGVLACGNFSLTVVLMQKFAEMAARLIPQWEVIDYAHDDKVDSPSGTARELATRLGRVRQPDLTVPLDRMRGPREARGATLTGTQVHSIRLPGYTLSTEVHFGLPDQRLSIRHDAGHSARPYVDGALIAVRNVAALQGVHRGLDAVLDLG; encoded by the coding sequence GTGACGATTCGTGTCTGTCTCGCGGGCGCCACCGGGTGGGCCGGATCGGAACTGGCTCGCGCGATTGCTCAGGCTGAGGATCTCGACCTGGTTGCTGCCATTGGTCGTCGTCACGCCGGGCAGACGCTCGGCGAGGCTCTGAGCGACCCGCGGCTGACCGCGCCGGTGTACGGATCGGCACCAGAAGCGCTGGCGCACCGCCCGGACGTCTTCATCGAGTACACCAAGCCCGACGGCGCCAAGGCCAACATCCTCGCCGCGCTCGACGCTGGAGCCCACGTCGTGGTCGGCACCTCCGGGCTGACCGACGGTGACTATGCGGACATCGACGCGGTCGCTCGGCAGCTCTCACGCGGTGTGCTCGCCTGCGGGAACTTCTCGCTGACGGTGGTCCTGATGCAGAAGTTCGCCGAGATGGCCGCCCGGCTGATTCCCCAGTGGGAAGTCATCGACTACGCCCACGACGACAAGGTCGATTCCCCGAGCGGGACGGCCCGGGAACTGGCCACCCGACTGGGGCGGGTTCGCCAGCCAGACCTGACGGTTCCCCTCGACCGCATGCGGGGCCCCCGGGAAGCGCGGGGGGCAACCCTGACCGGCACGCAAGTCCACTCGATCAGGCTGCCCGGATACACACTGAGCACCGAAGTGCATTTTGGCCTCCCCGATCAGCGGCTCTCGATCCGGCACGACGCCGGCCACAGCGCCCGGCCCTATGTCGACGGCGCGTTGATCGCGGTTCGCAACGTCGCTGCGCTTCAAGGTGTTCACCGTGGACTCGACGCCGTATTGGATCTCGGCTGA
- a CDS encoding SDR family oxidoreductase has protein sequence MSRFASFLRTAGMVAALALVAWPAAAQNPSKQSAVLVTGASSGIGRKIAELLASKGHFVYAGARRQEDIDALSRIPNMQGIRLDVTSPSEIAAAVQTIRGAGRGLHGLVNNAGVAILAPLIEVDEKELSWLFDVNVYGPYRVTKAFAPLLIESKGRITTVGSISGILSGPLFGPYSMSKHAVEAFTDALGAELARFDIKVSVIEPGNYRSEIGRNTVAQVEAAAERYPGSPYQEQMRNMVKVMGAYETYPEPDAVAEAALHALFDPNPKVRYMVVPAARQAEVTIRKAIDELVQLNQGHQFSYDRETLIRMLDSSLARHK, from the coding sequence ATGTCGCGCTTCGCGTCGTTCCTGAGAACGGCCGGGATGGTCGCTGCCCTCGCCCTCGTTGCCTGGCCCGCCGCTGCCCAAAACCCGAGCAAGCAGTCGGCGGTGCTGGTAACCGGCGCCAGCAGCGGTATCGGCCGTAAGATTGCCGAGCTGCTCGCGTCGAAGGGCCATTTCGTCTACGCGGGGGCCCGGAGGCAGGAGGACATCGACGCGCTGAGCCGGATCCCCAACATGCAGGGCATCCGACTCGACGTCACTTCACCCAGCGAGATCGCGGCTGCCGTACAAACCATCAGGGGCGCCGGTCGCGGCCTCCACGGCCTGGTCAACAATGCCGGTGTCGCGATCCTCGCTCCGCTGATCGAGGTCGACGAGAAGGAGCTGAGTTGGCTGTTCGACGTCAATGTGTACGGCCCCTATCGAGTAACCAAAGCGTTCGCGCCGCTCCTGATCGAATCGAAAGGGCGGATCACCACGGTCGGGTCGATTTCGGGCATCCTGTCCGGACCGCTCTTCGGCCCGTACAGCATGAGCAAGCACGCCGTCGAAGCCTTTACCGATGCACTCGGCGCCGAGCTGGCACGATTCGACATCAAGGTGAGCGTGATCGAACCCGGCAACTATCGCTCCGAGATCGGCCGAAACACGGTGGCCCAAGTGGAGGCCGCCGCCGAGCGCTACCCGGGCTCTCCTTACCAGGAGCAGATGCGCAACATGGTCAAAGTCATGGGCGCCTACGAGACCTACCCTGAACCGGACGCGGTCGCCGAGGCGGCGTTGCACGCCCTGTTCGATCCCAACCCGAAGGTGCGGTACATGGTGGTGCCAGCCGCCAGGCAGGCAGAAGTCACCATCCGGAAGGCCATCGACGAGCTGGTGCAGCTCAATCAGGGGCATCAGTTCAGCTATGATCGTGAGACCCTCATCCGGATGCTCGACTCGAGCCTCGCCAGACACAAATAG
- a CDS encoding DUF839 domain-containing protein, producing MTLRRRTFLSALTRTGAAALVAPSLAGLAAWNFATPSLARAATARRQAFQRAVGYGALRQSSTCPELDIPEHFHVVRISEALRSASTRPDLIVPNAFDGMASFRLPNGNTRLIRNHEMGDRAGVAPPLAARCYDPKATGGTTSLEVRIRGAGASRRIEVLDEFVSLAGTRVNCAGGPTPWGSWLSCEENCAGPTHGFDQPHGYVFEVPASAREPVEPVPLKAMGRFVHEAIAVDPATGIVYETEDAWYDPERADRPGAGFYRFIPKQAGELAEGGRLQILAVRGQPRYLTARGQTAGMSLPVTWVDIEAPDPAAAETEPTTVFREGLAKGAAIFARLEGAWYGDGGIYIVSTNGGDATAGQVFFYRPLSATEGELSLVFESPGAEVLNAPDNICTTPRGGLVICEDGGGALFLRGLDRSGRIIDLVRQPIREGELPPREFAGVCFSSDGEVLFFNIQGDTSTRGKRPSATYALWGPWVRGPL from the coding sequence ATGACGCTTCGGAGACGGACATTCTTATCGGCCCTGACCAGGACGGGTGCGGCCGCCCTCGTCGCCCCGTCGCTGGCCGGGCTGGCAGCCTGGAACTTCGCGACCCCGTCGCTGGCTCGAGCGGCTACCGCGCGGCGTCAGGCGTTTCAAAGGGCCGTCGGGTACGGTGCCCTTCGGCAGAGTTCCACCTGTCCCGAACTCGATATTCCCGAGCATTTTCATGTGGTCCGGATCAGCGAGGCGCTGCGGTCTGCGTCGACGCGCCCTGATCTGATCGTTCCCAATGCGTTCGACGGGATGGCGTCGTTCCGCCTGCCCAACGGCAACACCCGCTTGATCCGCAACCACGAGATGGGCGACCGTGCCGGGGTGGCGCCGCCACTGGCGGCCCGTTGCTACGACCCCAAAGCCACAGGCGGAACGACCTCGCTCGAGGTGCGGATTCGAGGGGCCGGGGCGTCTCGACGAATCGAAGTGCTGGACGAGTTCGTGTCGCTGGCCGGGACTCGAGTCAACTGCGCTGGCGGCCCGACGCCCTGGGGTTCCTGGCTCAGTTGCGAAGAGAACTGTGCCGGCCCGACCCACGGCTTCGACCAGCCGCATGGCTACGTGTTCGAGGTTCCGGCATCAGCGCGCGAGCCGGTCGAGCCGGTTCCGCTCAAGGCCATGGGCCGATTCGTTCACGAGGCAATTGCCGTCGACCCGGCCACGGGCATCGTCTATGAAACGGAAGATGCCTGGTACGATCCGGAGCGTGCTGACCGACCGGGGGCCGGCTTCTATCGCTTCATCCCCAAACAGGCCGGCGAGCTCGCCGAGGGAGGTCGGCTGCAGATTCTGGCGGTGAGGGGGCAGCCGCGCTACCTGACGGCGCGGGGGCAGACTGCCGGCATGAGCCTTCCGGTAACCTGGGTCGACATCGAAGCGCCGGATCCGGCAGCTGCGGAAACCGAACCCACGACTGTGTTTCGTGAGGGGCTGGCCAAGGGCGCGGCGATCTTTGCGCGTCTCGAAGGGGCCTGGTACGGAGACGGCGGCATCTACATCGTCTCCACCAACGGCGGCGACGCGACGGCCGGTCAGGTCTTTTTCTACCGGCCGTTGTCGGCCACCGAGGGCGAACTGTCCCTGGTCTTCGAGTCGCCGGGGGCCGAGGTGCTCAACGCGCCGGACAACATCTGCACCACGCCGCGCGGCGGGCTGGTGATCTGCGAGGACGGCGGCGGCGCCCTCTTTCTGCGCGGTCTCGACCGGAGCGGCCGGATCATCGATCTCGTCCGCCAGCCGATCCGCGAAGGCGAGTTGCCTCCGCGCGAGTTTGCCGGGGTCTGCTTCAGCAGCGACGGCGAGGTGCTCTTCTTCAATATCCAGGGTGACACGTCGACCAGGGGCAAACGACCCAGCGCGACCTATGCTCTCTGGGGGCCCTGGGTGCGGGGACCGCTCTGA
- the rpe gene encoding ribulose-phosphate 3-epimerase — translation MTRRPARIAPSVLSADLGHLAEQIKELEAGGADWVHIDVMDGNFVPNLTFGAPLIKALRKLTELPLDVHLMVQRPEQYIAEYAALGANVFTFHPEATIHVQRQLAAIRDAGMQAGLALNPATPLSAIEEVIPDLDLVLVMSVNPGFGGQSYIPSATGKIARIRRLLDEAGSSAVLEVDGGVTVKTIGAAYRAGADTFVAGTAVFGAARIDGAIRLLKASCSDAAIA, via the coding sequence ATGACGCGCCGCCCCGCTCGTATCGCTCCTTCCGTGCTGTCGGCCGACCTGGGACACCTGGCGGAGCAGATCAAGGAGCTGGAGGCTGGCGGCGCCGACTGGGTTCACATCGACGTCATGGACGGCAACTTCGTTCCCAACCTGACGTTCGGTGCACCGCTGATCAAAGCGCTGCGCAAGCTGACCGAGCTGCCGCTCGACGTACACCTGATGGTTCAGCGGCCCGAGCAGTACATCGCCGAGTACGCGGCGCTCGGTGCGAATGTGTTCACCTTCCATCCGGAAGCAACCATCCACGTCCAGCGCCAGCTCGCCGCGATTCGCGATGCCGGCATGCAGGCCGGCCTTGCCCTCAATCCGGCAACGCCCCTCTCGGCCATCGAGGAGGTCATTCCGGACCTCGACCTCGTGCTGGTGATGTCTGTCAATCCTGGTTTTGGCGGGCAGAGCTATATCCCGAGTGCCACCGGGAAGATTGCCCGGATTCGCCGGTTGCTCGACGAAGCCGGCAGCAGTGCGGTCCTCGAGGTGGACGGCGGCGTCACCGTCAAGACGATCGGTGCGGCCTATCGAGCGGGGGCAGACACGTTCGTAGCCGGCACGGCCGTGTTCGGCGCCGCCCGTATCGACGGCGCGATTCGACTCCTCAAAGCTTCCTGCTCGGACGCCGCGATCGCCTGA
- a CDS encoding mechanosensitive ion channel family protein, with translation MKDRLPAWIQDWIGLIIPVSEVVLILLAAWLLQQIGRRLIRRLHAAYHLPTEMLTGVRRIAAVLIYGAAVLLILGRLGVSGTVLWTAFTGFTAVAAVAFFAAWSVLSNIFCTMLIFITRPFRLSDYIELLETSDKPGLRGRVADINLIYTTLQEPETGTSGSGSMLQIPNNLFFQRTLRRWPGHDVPAAWLSSSAAPPSTGTGA, from the coding sequence ATGAAAGATCGGTTACCTGCCTGGATCCAGGACTGGATCGGCCTGATCATTCCGGTCAGCGAAGTCGTCCTGATCCTCCTGGCAGCCTGGCTGCTGCAGCAGATCGGTCGCCGCCTGATCCGCCGACTTCACGCGGCCTACCATCTGCCGACCGAAATGCTGACCGGCGTTCGGCGAATCGCGGCCGTGCTGATTTACGGCGCTGCGGTACTCTTGATCTTGGGTCGCCTGGGTGTGTCGGGCACGGTGCTGTGGACGGCCTTTACCGGCTTCACGGCGGTTGCTGCCGTTGCGTTCTTTGCCGCCTGGAGCGTGCTGTCGAACATCTTCTGCACCATGCTGATCTTCATCACCAGGCCGTTCCGCCTGAGTGATTACATCGAATTGCTCGAAACGAGCGACAAACCCGGCCTGCGCGGACGGGTGGCCGACATCAACCTGATCTACACTACCCTGCAGGAGCCGGAGACCGGCACGTCCGGCTCCGGCAGCATGCTGCAGATTCCCAACAACTTGTTCTTCCAGCGCACCTTGCGTCGATGGCCTGGCCATGATGTCCCGGCAGCCTGGCTGTCATCAAGCGCCGCCCCGCCGTCGACTGGCACGGGGGCGTGA
- a CDS encoding beta-lactamase family protein codes for MWLSPLTQVAASLALALGSPTVAPTEARLAIATRPAALSSDSAALRRARAVDSLFARWHRPDSPGASVAVIYDGEVVHAKGYGMASLEHGVPNQPHTVFDIASVSKQFGAFAIALLEADGRLALDDDVRKYVPDLPDFGHAITVRHLVHHTSGLRDWPGTLRMGGWSSEDVMSFEQILRMAYSQKTLNFKPNDEHAYSNTGYNVMAEIVQRVAGKSFRQFTEERIFRPLGMTRTHFHDDHREVVRNMAESYAPDREGNRGYLHVTSNLTALASSSLFTTVEDLAKWVRNFETAEVGGRRVIEAMHRRGVLNAGDTIPYAFGQSKGQYRGAETWSHGGSWAGYRSVLTRYPAHRFAVIILGNTADMAPGTLANSIADIYLGNRLGQAVAQSRTPDPANQAAPWHPTVAELREFVGEYRSDELDTSWHIRLVDGKLVSSHFRLGDSPFLPVTKDQFRSQGPGGELTFQRDRRGRITGFVSNSVRIRHFLFRRVGN; via the coding sequence ATGTGGTTGTCCCCCCTGACTCAGGTCGCCGCGTCACTCGCCCTCGCGCTCGGTTCGCCGACCGTTGCCCCAACCGAGGCGCGTCTCGCCATCGCCACGCGGCCGGCCGCGCTATCGAGTGATTCGGCGGCACTGCGTCGCGCGAGGGCCGTCGATTCGCTGTTTGCCCGCTGGCATCGCCCTGATTCGCCCGGCGCATCGGTGGCGGTGATCTACGACGGCGAGGTGGTGCATGCGAAGGGATACGGGATGGCCAGCCTGGAGCACGGCGTGCCCAACCAGCCGCACACGGTCTTCGACATCGCGTCGGTGTCGAAACAGTTCGGCGCCTTCGCGATTGCGCTCCTCGAAGCCGATGGCCGTCTGGCCCTCGACGATGACGTCCGCAAGTACGTACCCGACCTGCCGGATTTCGGCCACGCCATTACGGTGCGCCACCTGGTGCATCACACCTCGGGGCTGCGGGACTGGCCGGGTACGCTCCGGATGGGAGGCTGGAGCAGCGAGGACGTCATGTCATTCGAGCAGATCCTCCGAATGGCTTACAGCCAGAAGACGCTCAACTTCAAGCCCAACGACGAGCATGCCTACTCCAACACGGGCTACAACGTGATGGCCGAGATCGTCCAGCGCGTCGCAGGGAAGAGCTTCAGACAGTTTACCGAGGAGCGCATCTTCCGACCGTTAGGCATGACCCGAACCCATTTCCACGATGATCATCGTGAGGTGGTTCGCAACATGGCCGAATCGTACGCACCCGATCGGGAGGGTAATCGCGGCTATCTCCACGTCACCTCGAACCTGACCGCGCTGGCCTCGAGTTCGCTCTTCACTACGGTCGAAGACCTGGCCAAGTGGGTGCGCAACTTCGAAACCGCCGAGGTTGGCGGGCGCCGGGTCATCGAGGCCATGCACCGCCGCGGCGTTCTCAACGCCGGCGACACCATTCCGTATGCGTTCGGACAGAGCAAGGGCCAGTATCGCGGAGCGGAGACCTGGTCGCACGGCGGCTCCTGGGCCGGCTACCGGAGCGTCCTGACCCGATACCCTGCGCACCGATTCGCCGTCATCATTCTGGGCAACACCGCTGATATGGCACCGGGAACGCTCGCCAACAGCATCGCCGACATCTACTTGGGTAATCGGCTGGGGCAGGCCGTGGCACAGTCGCGGACGCCCGATCCCGCCAACCAAGCGGCGCCGTGGCACCCGACTGTAGCCGAGCTCAGAGAGTTCGTGGGTGAGTACCGCAGCGACGAGCTCGACACCTCCTGGCACATCCGACTGGTCGACGGCAAGCTGGTCTCGAGTCACTTCCGCCTGGGCGACTCGCCGTTTCTGCCGGTGACGAAGGATCAGTTCCGTTCGCAGGGCCCCGGCGGCGAACTCACTTTCCAGCGCGATCGCCGCGGTCGCATCACCGGCTTCGTCAGCAATTCGGTTCGGATCCGCCACTTTCTGTTCCGACGGGTCGGGAACTGA
- a CDS encoding ankyrin repeat domain-containing protein yields the protein MSKGLPARPHLDYLKHEAKALVRAFAARVPEAVGRVEAVLGPRTALRLTDAQRVVAREYGFASWARLRTRVAASRGVGAAVDTFLKAVLDQSRSRAEQVLTTEPTIARVSPAVAAALGRVRELGDLLDADPGSVERAEGDPPSSPLAWLCFSPYHGVSEALDAELAACARLLLDRGADPNVRATRYALPALYAVTGQSNVPVIARMLLEAGARPTDGESVHHAAERYHEEALALLLEFGVELNQVGDWGNTPLYFLHRYWDVERHPAVGRGIRWLLDHGADPNIRSGAERETALHAAVRQGQSPDVVRLLLDRGADPRAERGDGRSAWLLARRSGQAALATVLELAGALPTPLSPADQLLEACASGSVGLAEQLATPALLRELDPEDLRLLRDAARRGDIPVVQACLAAGFPVNGLDEFGATPLHHAAIAGRAQVVSVLLPVGADLRIRDHEHRATPLEWAQFGAQHIRELDGDYPATIAALSSRPVGTESGGSEPNC from the coding sequence ATGTCGAAGGGCCTTCCCGCGCGTCCGCATCTCGACTATCTCAAGCACGAAGCCAAGGCACTGGTGCGGGCGTTCGCTGCGCGCGTACCGGAGGCCGTCGGGCGCGTCGAGGCTGTCCTCGGGCCGCGGACCGCACTGCGGCTTACGGACGCACAACGCGTGGTCGCCAGGGAGTATGGCTTTGCGAGTTGGGCGCGGCTTCGGACCAGAGTTGCGGCATCGCGAGGAGTCGGTGCCGCGGTCGACACTTTTCTGAAAGCCGTCCTGGATCAGAGCCGGTCTCGGGCTGAGCAGGTTCTCACGACAGAACCGACCATTGCCCGGGTCAGTCCCGCTGTGGCTGCAGCGCTCGGCCGGGTGCGTGAGCTGGGCGACCTGCTCGACGCCGATCCTGGTTCGGTCGAACGAGCGGAGGGCGATCCGCCGTCATCCCCGCTAGCGTGGCTTTGCTTCTCTCCCTATCACGGTGTCAGCGAGGCGTTGGATGCGGAGCTGGCTGCATGTGCCCGCCTGCTGCTCGATCGAGGGGCTGATCCCAATGTGAGAGCGACGCGATACGCACTGCCGGCGCTCTATGCCGTGACCGGGCAGTCGAACGTTCCGGTCATTGCGCGGATGCTGCTGGAGGCTGGTGCTCGGCCGACCGACGGTGAGTCCGTTCATCACGCCGCAGAACGCTATCACGAAGAGGCGCTTGCTCTGTTGCTCGAATTCGGGGTCGAGCTGAATCAGGTCGGCGATTGGGGCAACACGCCCTTGTACTTCCTCCATCGATATTGGGATGTCGAGCGCCACCCGGCCGTCGGTCGCGGGATTCGCTGGCTGCTCGATCACGGGGCTGATCCGAATATCCGATCGGGCGCGGAGCGAGAGACCGCGCTGCATGCAGCGGTGCGGCAGGGTCAGAGCCCCGACGTCGTCCGCCTGCTGCTCGATCGAGGGGCCGACCCTCGGGCTGAGCGCGGGGATGGCCGATCGGCCTGGCTCCTGGCCCGGCGGAGCGGTCAGGCCGCCCTGGCAACGGTTCTCGAACTGGCTGGCGCGTTGCCGACGCCGCTGTCCCCGGCTGACCAACTGCTGGAGGCGTGCGCATCGGGAAGTGTCGGCCTCGCGGAGCAACTGGCAACGCCAGCATTACTCCGCGAGCTCGATCCCGAGGACCTGCGGCTGCTGCGAGATGCTGCCCGTCGCGGCGACATCCCCGTCGTCCAAGCTTGCCTTGCGGCCGGGTTTCCCGTCAACGGTCTGGACGAGTTCGGCGCGACACCTCTGCATCATGCCGCGATTGCGGGCCGGGCTCAGGTCGTGTCGGTGCTGCTGCCCGTCGGTGCGGACCTGCGCATCCGGGATCACGAGCACCGTGCCACCCCGCTCGAATGGGCACAGTTTGGTGCCCAGCACATTCGAGAGCTGGACGGCGACTACCCGGCTACGATCGCCGCGCTCAGTTCCCGACCCGTCGGAACAGAAAGTGGCGGATCCGAACCGAATTGCTGA
- a CDS encoding thiazole synthase, giving the protein MQDQLTIGGVTFRSRLFVGTGKYRSNAEMLDAIRTSGADCVTVAVRRVDLNRGNAEGILHHLDPKQYFLLANTAGCYTADEAIRYARLAREAGFNEFIKLEVIGDKETLLPDTDGLLEASRVLVKEGFKVLAYTNDDLITALRLEDAGCAAVMPLASPIGSGLGLLNPYSIRTIKRRLQVPIIVDAGVGTASDACLVMEQGVDGILMNTALAEAAEPVLMAAAMRDATAAGRAAYLAGRMPRREIAVPSTPERGKLD; this is encoded by the coding sequence ATGCAGGACCAATTGACCATTGGCGGCGTCACCTTCCGGTCGCGCCTCTTCGTCGGCACCGGGAAGTATCGCAGCAACGCCGAGATGCTCGACGCCATTCGGACCTCGGGTGCAGACTGCGTTACCGTGGCGGTGCGTCGCGTCGACCTGAACCGGGGTAACGCGGAGGGCATCCTCCACCACCTCGACCCGAAGCAGTATTTCCTGCTGGCCAACACGGCCGGCTGCTACACGGCCGACGAAGCGATCCGCTATGCCCGCCTGGCGCGCGAGGCCGGCTTCAATGAGTTCATCAAGCTCGAGGTCATCGGCGACAAAGAGACGCTACTGCCCGACACCGATGGATTGCTCGAAGCAAGTCGAGTGCTGGTCAAGGAGGGCTTCAAGGTCCTGGCCTACACCAATGACGATTTGATCACGGCGCTCCGCCTGGAAGATGCCGGCTGCGCAGCTGTGATGCCGCTTGCCTCGCCGATCGGATCAGGGCTCGGCCTGCTCAATCCGTACAGCATCCGTACCATCAAGCGCCGGCTCCAGGTTCCCATCATCGTCGATGCGGGCGTCGGCACGGCCTCCGACGCCTGCCTCGTCATGGAACAGGGCGTCGATGGCATTCTGATGAACACGGCGCTGGCCGAAGCTGCGGAGCCGGTGCTGATGGCGGCCGCCATGCGGGATGCCACGGCCGCCGGACGCGCTGCCTACCTTGCAGGACGGATGCCGCGCCGGGAAATCGCGGTGCCGTCGACCCCCGAGCGCGGCAAGCTGGACTGA
- a CDS encoding DUF2911 domain-containing protein: MKLTLAAALLTTCTVAAAAQNAPRFHPSGRATSQVTLMTSEPNATPRVIRLDWGQPHLRGRALHTDSLVPYGQVWRTGANDATTLHTDFDLTLGGVQLPKGSYVVFTLPGRDGWQLILQTNRGQSIGGYQAANDAARVPLRLRTLAAPVEAFTMWLVPAASGLAGELRMAWGTSELSVPYTATP, translated from the coding sequence ATGAAGCTCACTCTCGCTGCCGCTCTCCTTACCACCTGCACGGTTGCCGCTGCTGCGCAGAATGCGCCTCGCTTTCATCCCAGCGGTCGTGCCACCAGCCAGGTGACGCTGATGACCTCCGAGCCCAACGCCACCCCGCGCGTCATTCGCCTCGACTGGGGGCAGCCACACCTCCGTGGACGCGCGTTACACACCGATTCCCTGGTGCCCTATGGCCAGGTCTGGCGCACCGGCGCCAACGATGCCACGACCCTGCACACCGACTTCGACCTGACTCTGGGCGGCGTGCAGCTACCGAAGGGCAGCTACGTCGTCTTTACCCTGCCCGGCCGAGACGGCTGGCAACTGATTCTGCAGACCAATCGCGGCCAAAGCATCGGCGGCTATCAAGCCGCCAATGACGCTGCCAGGGTGCCGTTGCGTCTCCGCACCCTCGCGGCACCGGTGGAAGCCTTTACGATGTGGCTGGTGCCCGCAGCAAGCGGGCTCGCCGGAGAGCTGCGGATGGCCTGGGGGACGTCGGAGCTCTCGGTCCCATATACCGCAACGCCCTGA
- a CDS encoding PASTA domain-containing protein, translating to MTRKNPVARRTTTRGSWLPKTVPGRRRLTALVVLLAAGAAGYLATCIAYPTPMFRRDHAVPRVIGLPITEAEQVLTRQGFRAHVVGDEADPEIPGGAVLWQDPPPDLIAPQGTTVDLTRSTGPAPVPVPDVSDFEVDEARRVLTAAGLQPGTIDSVPSGTPQGIVTGTRPPAGSARPPGSAIDLLVSQGTSGASVPNVVGLRQDEAERQLRAAGFQVGRVLRAEGRRGPPGTVVEQRPNAGTPAPRRARVDLTVTEVI from the coding sequence ATGACCCGCAAAAACCCTGTCGCCCGCCGCACGACCACCCGCGGCTCCTGGCTCCCGAAAACGGTACCGGGGCGGCGGCGTCTGACCGCCCTCGTGGTGCTGCTGGCCGCTGGAGCCGCGGGCTATCTCGCCACCTGCATAGCCTATCCGACACCGATGTTCCGCCGGGACCATGCGGTACCCCGCGTCATCGGCTTGCCGATCACCGAGGCAGAGCAGGTGCTCACCAGGCAGGGCTTCCGCGCCCATGTGGTCGGCGATGAGGCCGACCCTGAAATCCCGGGCGGGGCCGTACTCTGGCAGGATCCGCCTCCCGACCTGATTGCTCCGCAGGGCACCACCGTCGACCTGACCCGGAGCACCGGGCCGGCGCCGGTACCGGTTCCGGACGTCAGCGATTTCGAGGTCGACGAAGCTCGGCGCGTTCTGACGGCCGCCGGTCTGCAGCCGGGCACCATCGATAGCGTACCAAGCGGGACACCCCAGGGTATCGTGACCGGGACCCGCCCGCCGGCTGGATCGGCCCGCCCGCCCGGCAGCGCGATCGACCTTCTGGTCAGCCAGGGCACCAGCGGAGCTAGTGTCCCCAACGTGGTGGGGCTCCGTCAGGACGAAGCCGAGCGACAACTGCGGGCCGCTGGATTTCAGGTCGGCCGCGTGCTCCGCGCCGAAGGGCGCCGCGGCCCACCCGGCACCGTGGTAGAGCAACGCCCCAATGCCGGCACACCGGCGCCTCGCCGAGCGCGAGTGGATCTGACCGTGACCGAGGTAATCTGA
- a CDS encoding alpha/beta hydrolase, translating into MDRWFRMAACGAACLAVGSGALVAQVRLEPRPVPSFKVASFTFQSPSMGVRFAVNVGIPKSYQPGSDRRYPLLVSTDGDWLFPITHETANNLVSENAIEEVFVVSIGTSYEDGQDVWVARRIYEFSAPGWERKDAWGQVISGACQTYKSPPGRCTGGAPGLLKAIADELIPMIAAQYPIDRDRLGLFGVSAGGVFAAWAMFQAESPFHSYLISSPAMAYGDLEVLRQEARWAAAHKDLPIGVYFDAGALEMEHPVYEGMGRIMSGMMQLVGSLSTRNYPNLRMTTEVHPGLSHADVVGTVVARGLRVLYPKRDP; encoded by the coding sequence ATGGACAGATGGTTTCGGATGGCTGCCTGCGGCGCTGCGTGTCTCGCGGTCGGCTCCGGCGCGCTGGTCGCGCAGGTCAGGCTCGAGCCGCGACCGGTGCCCTCGTTCAAGGTTGCGTCGTTCACGTTTCAGTCGCCGTCGATGGGGGTGCGGTTTGCCGTCAACGTGGGAATCCCGAAGAGCTACCAGCCTGGCAGCGACCGACGTTACCCGCTGCTGGTCTCCACGGATGGGGACTGGTTGTTTCCGATTACCCACGAAACCGCGAACAACCTCGTTTCAGAGAATGCCATCGAGGAAGTGTTCGTGGTCAGCATCGGCACCTCGTACGAGGACGGCCAGGACGTCTGGGTGGCTCGCCGCATCTACGAGTTCTCGGCGCCTGGCTGGGAACGCAAGGATGCCTGGGGCCAGGTCATCTCTGGTGCATGCCAGACCTACAAGTCGCCGCCTGGTCGCTGCACCGGTGGTGCGCCGGGTTTGCTCAAGGCCATTGCCGATGAACTGATACCGATGATTGCCGCGCAGTATCCGATTGATCGCGACCGGCTGGGCCTCTTCGGTGTCTCAGCGGGCGGAGTCTTCGCTGCGTGGGCGATGTTTCAGGCGGAGTCGCCCTTTCACAGCTACCTGATTTCGAGTCCGGCCATGGCATACGGCGACCTCGAGGTGCTCAGGCAGGAAGCCCGCTGGGCAGCGGCGCACAAGGACCTGCCGATCGGCGTGTACTTCGACGCCGGCGCGCTCGAGATGGAGCATCCGGTTTATGAGGGAATGGGCCGCATCATGAGCGGGATGATGCAGCTGGTGGGGAGTCTGTCGACCCGGAACTACCCGAATCTGCGGATGACGACCGAAGTACACCCGGGACTGAGCCATGCGGACGTCGTGGGCACGGTGGTCGCCCGCGGGCTTCGCGTTCTCTATCCGAAGCGGGATCCCTGA